Part of the Dysgonomonas mossii genome, ATGAAGACCTTCACATTTCGCCAATACCAAATCTACAGCTCTGCGACTGATAACTCCTGTTTTAAGTATCACACGTTTGTTAGTTACTGCATAAGAAGAACCTACTTTTATTAGTATTCTTGACAATAACGATACAATCCCAAAGAACAAAATCAGCAAACCCGCATAATGAGTCATGGCTGATATTTCTTTAGGACTTGATGCTAAAAAAGCACCGATAATCAACAATATAATCGGTTGAACGAATAGGAAAAAATGCAGCTTTGCAACATATTTTATTTCTTCCCCG contains:
- a CDS encoding PH domain-containing protein, translating into MNYIQKNLLSGEEIKYVAKLHFFLFVQPIILLIIGAFLASSPKEISAMTHYAGLLILFFGIVSLLSRILIKVGSSYAVTNKRVILKTGVISRRAVDLVLAKCEGLHIKQSILGRIFNFGTITVTTGGVSSSYPYIANPLDFRREINMQIG